From a single Brassica rapa cultivar Chiifu-401-42 chromosome A01, CAAS_Brap_v3.01, whole genome shotgun sequence genomic region:
- the LOC103854119 gene encoding GDSL esterase/lipase At4g28780 — MSTLLLTSLCVTLFLMPQQTNAARAFFVFGDSLVDSGNNNYLVTTARADSPPYGIDYPTGRPTGRFSNGLNLPDIISEQIGSEPTLPILSPELTGEKLLIGANFASAGIGILNDTGVQFLNILRIGRQFELFQEYQERVSEIIGSDKTQQLVNGALVLMTLGGNDFVNNYFLPFSARSRQSSLSEFSQLLISEYKKILMRLYELGARRVMVTGTGPLGCVPAELASSGSANGECAPEAQQAAAIFNPLLDQMLQGLNRQVGSDVFIGANAFNMNADFINNPQRFGFVTSKVACCGQGAYNGQGVCTPLSSLCPDRNAYAFWDPFHPTEKATRLIVQQIMTGSVEYMNPMNLSTIMALDSRI; from the exons ATGTCCACACTTCTCCTAACATCGTTATGCGTAACGTTATTTCTTATGCCGCAACAAACAAATGCGGCACGAGCGTTCTTCGTCTTTGGCGACTCACTCGTAGACAGTGGTAATAACAATTACTTAGTCACCACCGCTCGTGCTGATTCTCCGCCTTATGGAATCGATTATCCGACCGGTCGTCCTACGGGTCGTTTCTCCAACGGATTAAATCTCCCTGACATCATCA GTGAACAAATCGGATCTGAGCCAACATTACCAATCCTTAGCCCCGAGCTCACCGGAGAGAAATTATTGATCGGAGCTAATTTTGCCTCTGCCGGCATCGGAATTCTCAACGACACCGGTGTTCAGTTT TTGAACATACTTAGGATCGGTAGACAATTCGAGCTGTTCCAAGAGTATCAAGAGAGAGTGAGTGAGATTATAGGTTCAGACAAAACACAACAACTTGTAAACGGAGCTCTTGTCCTCATGACTCTTGGTGGAAACGATTTCGTCAACAACTACTTCTTGCCATTCTCTGCTAGAAGTCGTCAGTCTTCCCTCAGCGAATTTAGCCAGCTTCTAATCTCCGAATACAAGAAAATACTAATG AGACTGTATGAGTTGGGAGCAAGGAGGGTCATGGTTACGGGAACCGGACCCTTGGGTTGCGTACCGGCCGAGCTTGCTTCATCCGGAAGCGCAAACGGAGAATGCGCACCCGAGGCACAACAAGCTGCAGCCATATTTAACCCGCTTTTGGATCAAATGCTTCAAGGACTTAACCGTCAAGTCGGTTCTGATGTTTTCATTGGGGCTAATGCGTTCAATATGAATGCAGATTTCATAAACAATCCCCAGAGGTTTG GTTTCGTGACGTCCAAGGTAGCGTGTTGTGGACAAGGAGCATACAACGGGCAAGGTGTTTGCACCCCGTTGTCAAGCTTATGTCCAGACCGTAACGCCTATGCATTTTGGGACCCTTTCCATCCGACTGAGAAAGCTACCCGACTCATCGTCCAACAGATAATGACTGGTTCGGTTGAGTACATGAACCCCATGAACCTTAGCACCATCATGGCGTTAGATTCCAGAATATAA
- the LOC103854135 gene encoding tetraspanin-20 → MRHNCCHLSFASVLKILNFLQAFIGISIIIYSIWMLDQYNRHVPVDPPPSQPPTASSPDSPYLFSTSRIQINSVSDSFQKPIGLVLGDSGLNLRSLDLPAPWFIYCFMAIGILVCIVTIIGFIAAEAINGCCLCFYSILKTLVIILEAALVGFIAIDRHWEKDLPYDPTGELTSLRAFIEANIDICKWVGVGVVAVQLLSLLLAMVLRAMVSPRQSDLDDEDDYENPINRARENLLAPQANQTSSGSSNIDNWRSRIREKYGLNNGQSQSPSV, encoded by the exons ATGCGACACAACTGCTGCCATCTCTCCTTCGCTTCGGTCCTCAAGATCCTCAATTTCCTCCAAGCCTTCATCGGCATCTCCATCATCATCTACTCCATATGGATGCTCGATCAATACAATCGCCACGTCCCCGTCGACCCTCCTCCTTCTCAGCCTCCCACGGCTTCTTCTCCCGACTCTCCTTATCTCTTCTCTACCTCACGAATCCAGATCAACAGCGTCTCTGACTCGTTTCAGAAACCCATCGGTCTCGTTCTCGGAGATTCGGGTCTCAACCTCCGCTCACTAGATCTTCCTGCTCCATG GTTCATCTACTGTTTCATGGCGATTGGGATCTTGGTCTGCATTGTCACCATCATCGGTTTCATTGCAGCTGAAGCTATCAATGGCTGCTGCTTGTGTTTC TATTCAATCCTCAAAACTCTTGTCATCATACTTGAAGCAGCTCTCGTTGGATTCATTGCCATTGATCGTCACTGGGAGAAG GATCTTCCTTATGATCCAACTGGAGAACTCACTAGCCTTCGAGCTTTCATTGAAGCAAACATCGATATTTGCAAATGGGTTGGGGTTGGTGTGGTAGCTGTCCAG TTACTGTCGTTGCTACTGGCTATGGTTCTGAGAGCTATGGTTTCTCCTAGACAATCAGACCTTGACGATGAGGATGATTACGAGAATCCGATTAATAGAGCACGTGAGAACCTTCTTGCTCCACAGGCTAACCAGACATCTTCTGGATCAAGCAATATTGACAACTGGAGGTCCAGAATCAGAgagaag TACGGTCTCAACAACGGCCAGAGCCAAAGTCCCTCAGTTTAA
- the LOC103854122 gene encoding uncharacterized protein LOC103854122 isoform X2, translating to MPSPSYKGHSEPDLIMSDLRRTASSKASGTPMKKLIAREMSREVEPKQSPTNVVAKLMGLETLPQTATQRSKSRGYSHSSMDDEVQKYQELSREYKDVYETWQSPQKVSSSRDSSPRKGRYDESATEKLVRQKFAEAKRLVTDDSLHQSKEFQEALEVLSSHKDLFVKLLQESNSFSQQSVPTHQSEAKRITVLRPSKAVETERFVVQGRKNKQVKKVASSSSGWGNRGTEERSVQQPTRIVVLKPSLGKTLDTKGVSSSPSTPRGVPNEGYFDDVDQSKEVAKEIMQQVRENLMCHHRRNETQCSSVLSNGYIGDDSSFNKSDNEDPVGNLSDSEIMSPWDCANRFESPFSPSSFSRASFSPESSVCREAKKRLSERWALMSVTRGSTQPHKHVPRSSSTLGEMLALSETKVTTGSYEDSDEIVPETRVSTSCINTHLNQVEMGGDSLNILARSKSVSDASKAQLPQEGTDTGSLKSSWKVSNLFSFKNKKTSKEKRDATPSSVTLPSEDCLPPDALQQQSIIPGEEELTTPRPLEAGSTNEKQDELSPVSVLFPPFEEDPECSTSSKLGEELSLKSNLIDKSPPIGSIARILSWDDDSKPAMGGVQEDEDWFLFIETILTAAGFSKGCTFSHDTVMPNSPLDPSLREKYTNLDNNNNIKEFVNEGKRRQHRSTRKLIFDCINSIVSETTTTRIGTDYSRPLDLVEHVWSQVKDWLSDEYVEDMDANSVAAESLVKEEIVGRRWMNSFQGEVDDLGIGIESALLRELIEEAVLDLTQ from the exons ATGCCAAGCCCCTCCTATAAAGGCCACTCAGAACCTGACTTG ATTATGTCTGATTTAAGGAGAACTGCTTCTAGCAAAGCAAGTGGTACACCGATGAAGAAGCTCATTGCTCGAGAAATGTCAAGAGAGGTCGAACCTAAACAGAGCCCTACAAATGTGGTTGCGAAGTTGATGGGCTTGGAGACACTTCCCCAGACCGCTACACAGCGAAGCAAATCCAGAGGCTATTCACACTCTTCTATGGATGATGAGGTTCAAAAGTATCAGGAGCTCAGCAGAGAATATAAAGATGTGTATGAAACGTGGCAGTCGCCTCAGAAGGTGAGCTCTTCAAGGGATAGCTCGCCTAGAAAAGGAAGATATGATGAAAGCGCGACCGAGAAACTCGTTCGTCAGAAGTTTGCAGAAGCGAAACGTCTTGTTACTGATGATAGTCTTCACCAATCCAAAGAGTTCCAAGAGGCACTTGAAGTTTTGAGCTCCCACAAGGATTTGTTTGTTAAGTTACTCCAGGAATCAAATTCTTTCTCTCAGCAAAGTGTTCCTACTCATCAGTCAGAGGCGAAAAGGATCACAGTGTTGAGACCTTCAAAGGCTGTTGAGACTGAGAGATTTGTGGTTCAAGGAAGGAAGAACAAGCAGGTTAAGAAAGTGGCTTCTTCATCAAGTGGATGGGGAAACCGAGGAACCGAGGAAAGAAGTGTACAACAACCAACACGTATTGTTGTCTTGAAGCCTAGTCTAGGGAAGACTCTAGATACGAAAGGTGTTTCATCATCCCCATCCACTCCGAGAGGTGTACCCAATGAAGGCTATTTTGATGATGTTGATCAGTCTAAAGAAGTGGCAAAGGAGATAATGCAACAAGTGCGTGAGAATCTGATGTGTCACCACCGCAGGAATGAGACTCAGTGCTCATCTGTCTTGTCTAATGGTTATATTGGTGATGACAGCTCCTTTAACAAATCTGATAACGAAGATCCGGTGGGTAACCTTAGTGATTCTGAGATCATGTCACCATGGGACTGTGCTAACAGGTTTGAAAGTCCTTTCTCTCCTTCCTCTTTCAGCCGAGCCTCGTTCTCTCCGGAGTCATCTGTCTGCAGAGAGGCTAAGAAGCGACTTTCTGAGAGATGGGCGTTGATGTCAGTAACCAGAGGCAGCACTCAGCCGCATAAACACGTGCCGAGAAGCTCCAGCACCTTAGGGGAAATGCTTGCACTCTCAGAGACCAAAGTGACTACTGGATCCTACGAAGATAGTGATGAGATAGTACCTGAGACAAGGGTGTCAACATCGTGTATAAACACTCATCTGAATCAAGTGGAAATGGGTGGTGACTCTCTGAATATCCTTGCAAGGTCAAAATCAGTCTCTGACGCTTCCAAAGCACAACTTCCACAAGAGGGCACTGATACGGGAAGCTTGAAATCTTCATGGAAAGTTTCTAACTTGTTCTCGTTCAAGAATAAGAAAACAAGCAAGGAGAAGAGAGATGCAACGCCTTCTTCAGTGACTCTTCCCAGCGAAGATTGTCTCCCTCCTGATGCATTACAACAGCAAAGTATAATCCCAGGAGAG GAGGAACTGACTACACCAAGGCCCCTAGAAGCTGGGAGTACAAATGAGAAACAGGACGAGCTAAGTCCAGTTTCGGTTTTGTTTCCTCCATTTGAAGAGGATCCCGAATGTTCCACGTCAAGCAAGCTTG GAGAGGAGTTGTCGCTTAAATCTAATCTAATTGACAAATCACCACCAATCGGGTCAATTGCTCGGATCCTCTCATGGGATGATGACTCTAAACCCGCAATGGGAGGAGTCCAAGAGGATGAAGACTGGTTCTTATTCATAGAAACAATATTGACAGCTGCTGGTTTCAGCAAGGGTTGCACCTTCTCTCATGACACGGTTATGCCAAACAGTCCATTAGACCCTTCACTCAGAGAGAAATACACCAACCtagataacaacaacaacatcaagGAGTTCGTTAACGAAGGAAAACGCAGACAACACAGGTCAACCCGTAAGCTCATTTTCGACTGCATTAACTCCATCGTCTCGGAAACAACGACTACACGCATAGGCACTGATTATTCTCGGCCTTTAGACTTGGTGGAGCATGTCTGGTCCCAGGTAAAGGACTGGCTTTCAGATGAGTATGTAGAGGACATGGACGCAAACAGCGTGGCTGCAGAGAGTCTAGTGAAGGAGGAGATCGTTGGAAGGAGGTGGATGAATAGCTTTCAAGGTGAAGTAGACGACCTTGGGATTGGTATTGAAAGTGCATTGTTGCGAGAGCTTATAGAGGAAGCCGTTCTCGATCTTACACAATGA
- the LOC103854122 gene encoding uncharacterized protein LOC103854122 isoform X1 gives MNELRGRKVQKIESPVPGCLGRMVNLFDLGTAVNGNKMLTDKPHRDGSSLSRSRSDVSRMPSPSYKGHSEPDLIMSDLRRTASSKASGTPMKKLIAREMSREVEPKQSPTNVVAKLMGLETLPQTATQRSKSRGYSHSSMDDEVQKYQELSREYKDVYETWQSPQKVSSSRDSSPRKGRYDESATEKLVRQKFAEAKRLVTDDSLHQSKEFQEALEVLSSHKDLFVKLLQESNSFSQQSVPTHQSEAKRITVLRPSKAVETERFVVQGRKNKQVKKVASSSSGWGNRGTEERSVQQPTRIVVLKPSLGKTLDTKGVSSSPSTPRGVPNEGYFDDVDQSKEVAKEIMQQVRENLMCHHRRNETQCSSVLSNGYIGDDSSFNKSDNEDPVGNLSDSEIMSPWDCANRFESPFSPSSFSRASFSPESSVCREAKKRLSERWALMSVTRGSTQPHKHVPRSSSTLGEMLALSETKVTTGSYEDSDEIVPETRVSTSCINTHLNQVEMGGDSLNILARSKSVSDASKAQLPQEGTDTGSLKSSWKVSNLFSFKNKKTSKEKRDATPSSVTLPSEDCLPPDALQQQSIIPGEEELTTPRPLEAGSTNEKQDELSPVSVLFPPFEEDPECSTSSKLGEELSLKSNLIDKSPPIGSIARILSWDDDSKPAMGGVQEDEDWFLFIETILTAAGFSKGCTFSHDTVMPNSPLDPSLREKYTNLDNNNNIKEFVNEGKRRQHRSTRKLIFDCINSIVSETTTTRIGTDYSRPLDLVEHVWSQVKDWLSDEYVEDMDANSVAAESLVKEEIVGRRWMNSFQGEVDDLGIGIESALLRELIEEAVLDLTQ, from the exons ATGAATGAGCTCCGAGGCAGAAAGGTTCAGAAGATTGAAAGTCCGGTTCCTGGGTGCTTAGGGAGGATGGTTAACCTATTTGATCTAGGTACAGCTGTTAATGGGAACAAGATGCTTACAGATAAACCTCATCGTGATG GATCCTCTCTGTCAAGGAGCCGATCTGATGTCTCTCGAATGCCAAGCCCCTCCTATAAAGGCCACTCAGAACCTGACTTG ATTATGTCTGATTTAAGGAGAACTGCTTCTAGCAAAGCAAGTGGTACACCGATGAAGAAGCTCATTGCTCGAGAAATGTCAAGAGAGGTCGAACCTAAACAGAGCCCTACAAATGTGGTTGCGAAGTTGATGGGCTTGGAGACACTTCCCCAGACCGCTACACAGCGAAGCAAATCCAGAGGCTATTCACACTCTTCTATGGATGATGAGGTTCAAAAGTATCAGGAGCTCAGCAGAGAATATAAAGATGTGTATGAAACGTGGCAGTCGCCTCAGAAGGTGAGCTCTTCAAGGGATAGCTCGCCTAGAAAAGGAAGATATGATGAAAGCGCGACCGAGAAACTCGTTCGTCAGAAGTTTGCAGAAGCGAAACGTCTTGTTACTGATGATAGTCTTCACCAATCCAAAGAGTTCCAAGAGGCACTTGAAGTTTTGAGCTCCCACAAGGATTTGTTTGTTAAGTTACTCCAGGAATCAAATTCTTTCTCTCAGCAAAGTGTTCCTACTCATCAGTCAGAGGCGAAAAGGATCACAGTGTTGAGACCTTCAAAGGCTGTTGAGACTGAGAGATTTGTGGTTCAAGGAAGGAAGAACAAGCAGGTTAAGAAAGTGGCTTCTTCATCAAGTGGATGGGGAAACCGAGGAACCGAGGAAAGAAGTGTACAACAACCAACACGTATTGTTGTCTTGAAGCCTAGTCTAGGGAAGACTCTAGATACGAAAGGTGTTTCATCATCCCCATCCACTCCGAGAGGTGTACCCAATGAAGGCTATTTTGATGATGTTGATCAGTCTAAAGAAGTGGCAAAGGAGATAATGCAACAAGTGCGTGAGAATCTGATGTGTCACCACCGCAGGAATGAGACTCAGTGCTCATCTGTCTTGTCTAATGGTTATATTGGTGATGACAGCTCCTTTAACAAATCTGATAACGAAGATCCGGTGGGTAACCTTAGTGATTCTGAGATCATGTCACCATGGGACTGTGCTAACAGGTTTGAAAGTCCTTTCTCTCCTTCCTCTTTCAGCCGAGCCTCGTTCTCTCCGGAGTCATCTGTCTGCAGAGAGGCTAAGAAGCGACTTTCTGAGAGATGGGCGTTGATGTCAGTAACCAGAGGCAGCACTCAGCCGCATAAACACGTGCCGAGAAGCTCCAGCACCTTAGGGGAAATGCTTGCACTCTCAGAGACCAAAGTGACTACTGGATCCTACGAAGATAGTGATGAGATAGTACCTGAGACAAGGGTGTCAACATCGTGTATAAACACTCATCTGAATCAAGTGGAAATGGGTGGTGACTCTCTGAATATCCTTGCAAGGTCAAAATCAGTCTCTGACGCTTCCAAAGCACAACTTCCACAAGAGGGCACTGATACGGGAAGCTTGAAATCTTCATGGAAAGTTTCTAACTTGTTCTCGTTCAAGAATAAGAAAACAAGCAAGGAGAAGAGAGATGCAACGCCTTCTTCAGTGACTCTTCCCAGCGAAGATTGTCTCCCTCCTGATGCATTACAACAGCAAAGTATAATCCCAGGAGAG GAGGAACTGACTACACCAAGGCCCCTAGAAGCTGGGAGTACAAATGAGAAACAGGACGAGCTAAGTCCAGTTTCGGTTTTGTTTCCTCCATTTGAAGAGGATCCCGAATGTTCCACGTCAAGCAAGCTTG GAGAGGAGTTGTCGCTTAAATCTAATCTAATTGACAAATCACCACCAATCGGGTCAATTGCTCGGATCCTCTCATGGGATGATGACTCTAAACCCGCAATGGGAGGAGTCCAAGAGGATGAAGACTGGTTCTTATTCATAGAAACAATATTGACAGCTGCTGGTTTCAGCAAGGGTTGCACCTTCTCTCATGACACGGTTATGCCAAACAGTCCATTAGACCCTTCACTCAGAGAGAAATACACCAACCtagataacaacaacaacatcaagGAGTTCGTTAACGAAGGAAAACGCAGACAACACAGGTCAACCCGTAAGCTCATTTTCGACTGCATTAACTCCATCGTCTCGGAAACAACGACTACACGCATAGGCACTGATTATTCTCGGCCTTTAGACTTGGTGGAGCATGTCTGGTCCCAGGTAAAGGACTGGCTTTCAGATGAGTATGTAGAGGACATGGACGCAAACAGCGTGGCTGCAGAGAGTCTAGTGAAGGAGGAGATCGTTGGAAGGAGGTGGATGAATAGCTTTCAAGGTGAAGTAGACGACCTTGGGATTGGTATTGAAAGTGCATTGTTGCGAGAGCTTATAGAGGAAGCCGTTCTCGATCTTACACAATGA
- the LOC103854145 gene encoding photosystem I reaction center subunit IV A, chloroplastic, with amino-acid sequence MAMMSASSAFVLTSNVTASAGVSSSRNSVSFLPMRNAGSRLVVRAAEDAAPETSSSEGAPATAVAPAAAAATKPKPPPIGPKRGSKVKILRRESYWFKNVGSVVAVDQDPKTRYPVVVRFAKVNYANISTNNYALDEIEELKA; translated from the exons ATGGCGATGATGTCAGCATCTTCAGCCTTTGTTTTGACGTCCAACGTCACGGCGTCCGCAGGCGTTTCCTCGTCCAGGAACTCCGTGTCTTTCTTACCGATGAGAAACGCTGGTTCTAGACTCGTAGTCAGAGCAGCCGAAGATGCGGCTCCTGAAACATCTTCTTCAGAAGGTGCTCCAGCAACTGCCGTGGCTCCGGCTGCAGCTGCCGCCACCAAGCCAAAGCCACCTCCGATCGGCCCTAAGAGAGGGTCCAAG GTCAAGATCCTAAGGAGAGAATCCTACTGGTTCAAGAACGTTGGATCAGTTGTGGCTGTTGATCAG GACCCGAAGACCAGGTACCCTGTTGTGGTCAGGTTCGCGAAAGTGAATTACGCCAACATATCGACCAACAACTATGCATTAGACGAGATTGAAGAACTCAAAGCTTAA
- the LOC103854154 gene encoding glutaredoxin-C5, chloroplastic isoform X1: MAVTAFNPLKLASSPRDSFPSISSSTSYSVSLISFVRIRNSVGSPLKKCLKQTCSVRAMSSSSFESGMEESVKKTVNDNTVVVYSKTWCPYCSEVKTLFKRLGVQPLVVELDELGPQGTQLQKVLETLTGQRTVPSVFVGGKHIGGCTDTVNLNRKGELELMLAEANGKTDQT, encoded by the exons ATGGCAGTCACAGCTTTCAACCCACTGAAGCTTGCATCTTCGCCTCGAGATTCGTTTCCTTCAATCTCCTCTTCAACTTCTTATTCGGTGTCTCTGATAAGCTTCGTCCGTATCAGAAACTCCGTGGGATCTCCTCTCAAGAAATGTCTAAAGCAGACGTGTTCTGTTCGAGCCATGTCTTCTTCGTCATTCGAATCGGGGATGGAGGAGAGCGTGAAGAAAACGGTGAATGATAACACAGTCGTTGTTTACTCGAAAACTTGGTGCCC ATACTGTTCTGAAGTGAAGACATTGTTCAAGAGACTTGGTGTTCAGCCACTGGTGGTTGAGTTGGATGAACTTG GTCCACAAGGGACACAACTACAGAAGGTACTGGAAACACTTACTGGGCAACGCACTGTTCCTAGTGTGTTCGTCG GAGGCAAGCACATTGGTGGCTGCACAG ATACAGTAAACCTGAACAGGAAAGGAGAACTGGAGCTGATGTTAGCTGAAGCCAACGGTAAAACCGATCAGACTTGA
- the LOC103854154 gene encoding glutaredoxin-C5, chloroplastic isoform X2: MAVTAFNPLKLASSPRDSFPSISSSTSYSVSLISFVRIRNSVGSPLKKCLKQTCSVRAMSSSSFESGMEESVKKTVNDNTVVVYSKTWCPYCSEVKTLFKRLGVQPLVVELDELGPQGTQLQKVLETLTGQRTVPSVFVVIRRQAHWWLHRYSKPEQERRTGADVS, translated from the exons ATGGCAGTCACAGCTTTCAACCCACTGAAGCTTGCATCTTCGCCTCGAGATTCGTTTCCTTCAATCTCCTCTTCAACTTCTTATTCGGTGTCTCTGATAAGCTTCGTCCGTATCAGAAACTCCGTGGGATCTCCTCTCAAGAAATGTCTAAAGCAGACGTGTTCTGTTCGAGCCATGTCTTCTTCGTCATTCGAATCGGGGATGGAGGAGAGCGTGAAGAAAACGGTGAATGATAACACAGTCGTTGTTTACTCGAAAACTTGGTGCCC ATACTGTTCTGAAGTGAAGACATTGTTCAAGAGACTTGGTGTTCAGCCACTGGTGGTTGAGTTGGATGAACTTG GTCCACAAGGGACACAACTACAGAAGGTACTGGAAACACTTACTGGGCAACGCACTGTTCCTAGTGTGTTCGTCG TGATCAGGAGGCAAGCACATTGGTGGCTGCACAG ATACAGTAAACCTGAACAGGAAAGGAGAACTGGAGCTGATGTTAGCTGA
- the LOC103854158 gene encoding probable indole-3-pyruvate monooxygenase YUCCA8: MVSSLYISIITSKHYLHSKFKTIYNIIFIASISLYKLNLQLQKLVKEKMENMFRLIDNDQEAATNRCIWVNGPVIVGAGPSGLATAACLREQNVPFVVLERADCIASLWQKRTYDRLKLHLPKQFCQLPKMPFPESFPEYPTKRQFIDYLESYASRFDISPKFNECVQTARFDETSGLWRVKTVSDAESTRTEVEYICRWLVVATGENAERVMPEIEGLSEFTGEVVHACDYKSGEKFAGKKVLVVGCGNSGMEVSLDLANHFAKPSMVVRSSVHVMPREIMGKSTFELAMKMLKWFPLWLVDKILLVLCWFVLGNIEKYGLKRPKMGPMELKSAKGKTPVLDIGALEKIRSGKIDVVPGVKRFNGNRVELVNGEELDVDSVVLATGYRSNVPYWLQESEFFAKNGFPKTAIGNSGWKGRTGLYAVGFTRRGLSGASMDAVNIAQDIGSVWKLETKQPTKRSTASHRRCISQQF, encoded by the exons ATGGTATCTTCCCTCTATATAAGCATCATAACCTCCAAACACTATCTTCATTCCAAGTTCAAAACCATTTACAATATAATCTTCATTGCTTCTATCTCCCTCTACAAATTAAACCTTCAACTTCAAAAACTCGTTAAAGAAAAAATGGAGAATATGTTTCGTTTGATAGATAATGATCAAGAAGCAGCTACTAACCGGTGCATTTGGGTCAACGGACCGGTTATCGTCGGAGCAGGACCGTCCGGTTTAGCCACAGCCGCTTGTCTGAGGGAACAAAACGTTCCTTTTGTGGTTCTCGAGAGAGCAGACTGTATCGCTTCCCTATGGCAAAAAAGAACGTACGATCGTCTCAAGCTTCACCTCCCCAAGCAGTTCTGCCAATTACCGAAAATGCCCTTCCCGGAGAGCTTCCCGGAGTACCCCACGAAACGACAGTTCATCGATTATCTCGAGTCTTACGCCTCACGGTTCGATATCAGCCCTAAGTTCAACGAGTGCGTGCAGACCGCTCGGTTCGACGAGACAAGCGGGCTGTGGCGAGTCAAGACCGTGTCGGACGCTGAGTCGACTCGGACGGAGGTGGAGTATATTTGCCGGTGGCTTGTGGTGGCCACGGGAGAGAATGCGGAGAGGGTGATGCCGGAGATTGAAGGGCTTTCTGAGTTTACCGGGGAGGTGGTCCACGCCTGTGATTACAAGTCCGGCGAGAAGTTCGCCGGGAAGAAAGTGTTGGTCGTTGGTTGTGGAAACTCCGGCATGGAGGTTTCTCTTGATCTTGCTAATCATTTCGCTAAGCCTTCCATGGTCGTTAGAAGCTCC gTTCATGTGATGCCGAGAGAAATAATGGGGAAGTCTACGTTTGAGCTTGCCATGAAGATGCTGAAGTGGTTTCCTTTATGGCTAGTGGACAAGATATTGTTGGTTTTGTGTTGGTTCGTGCTTGGAAACATCGAGAAGTACGGTTTGAAACGACCGAAGATGGGTCCGATGGAGCTAAAGAGCGCGAAAGGGAAGACGCCGGTTCTTGACATCGGAGCTTTAGAGAAGATCCGGTCGGGAAAGATCGATGTGGTTCCAGGAGTCAAAAGGTTTAACGGAAACAGAGTCGAGCTTGTTAATGGAGAGGAACTCGATGTCGACTCGGTGGTACTCGCTACTGGTTATCGCAGCAACGTTCCTTATTGGCTACAG GAAAGTGAGTTCTTTGCAAAGAATGGTTTCCCGAAAACAGCGATTGGAAACAGCGGTTGGAAGGGAAGGACCGGGTTGTATGCGGTTGGGTTCACGAGGAGAGGGCTCTCAGGTGCGTCAATGGACGCGGTAAACATCGCACAAGACATAGGCTCAGTTTGGAAACTAGAAACAAAGCAACCCACAAAACGCTCGACGGCTAGTCATCGAAGATGTATCTCTCAACAGTTCTAA